A genome region from Bombilactobacillus bombi includes the following:
- a CDS encoding ArsR/SmtB family transcription factor — MSNLNKDQIDIPATSELLPIIDFFKTISDPTRMRIILTIANGPITVTEIAQKLDLSQSTISHQLRLLKQQRFIVGERSGKQIFYRLVDDHVLQIYFLTKSHIQEKNEHYS, encoded by the coding sequence ATGAGTAACTTAAATAAAGATCAAATTGACATCCCTGCTACAAGCGAGTTATTGCCAATAATTGATTTTTTTAAAACAATAAGTGATCCTACGAGAATGCGAATAATTTTGACTATCGCTAATGGCCCCATCACTGTGACGGAAATTGCTCAAAAGTTAGATTTATCACAATCAACGATTTCACATCAATTAAGATTATTAAAGCAACAACGTTTTATTGTTGGAGAACGTTCAGGTAAGCAAATTTTTTATCGTTTGGTAGATGATCATGTTTTACAAATATATTTTTTGACTAAATCCCATATTCAAGAAAAAAACGAGCATTATAGTTAA
- a CDS encoding M55 family metallopeptidase, with the protein MKIYISTDIEGLAGITDWNMEKDDTIEFRKLYNQQVAWVLKGIQSSVNNDKITEILISDSHSKGNNLNYNYLSDIDERISLINGYPREDYMLSELNSSFDQVFFVGYHSGIGKENGNMDHGYSARSAYKIWINDAYQNETTINAAYAAELGIPVTLIIGDSSLQEQLFNDNMFSTPKFVSTKKSLARYAALSYPRKQIRLETINAAKEVIDNPEPYSKIKTLAEPLNLKIQLYNTAQADLINQLKDVKRLDGRTIEIQCSSMKELINEIIAVVTIGGTQA; encoded by the coding sequence ATGAAAATTTATATTTCTACCGATATTGAAGGCTTAGCAGGAATCACAGATTGGAATATGGAAAAAGATGATACTATCGAATTTCGCAAATTATATAATCAACAAGTTGCTTGGGTTTTAAAAGGCATTCAATCATCTGTAAATAATGATAAAATAACAGAAATTTTAATTTCTGATTCTCATTCTAAAGGAAATAACTTGAATTATAATTATTTATCAGATATAGATGAAAGAATTTCATTGATTAACGGTTATCCACGTGAAGATTATATGTTAAGTGAACTTAACTCATCATTTGACCAAGTATTTTTTGTTGGATATCATTCTGGAATTGGTAAAGAAAATGGCAATATGGATCATGGATATAGTGCGCGTTCTGCTTATAAAATATGGATTAATGATGCATATCAAAATGAAACAACTATAAATGCTGCATATGCTGCTGAATTGGGCATACCTGTAACCCTAATAATTGGAGATTCATCGTTACAAGAACAGCTTTTTAATGATAATATGTTTTCAACTCCAAAATTTGTTTCTACAAAAAAATCATTAGCTAGATATGCTGCTTTGAGTTATCCTAGAAAACAAATACGATTGGAAACTATAAATGCTGCTAAAGAAGTAATAGATAATCCAGAACCTTATAGTAAAATAAAAACACTTGCTGAGCCTTTGAATTTAAAAATTCAACTATACAATACTGCCCAGGCCGATTTGATAAATCAATTAAAAGATGTTAAAAGACTTGATGGCAGAACCATTGAAATTCAATGTTCATCTATGAAAGAATTAATAAACGAAATTATAGCAGTAGTCACTATAGGTGGTACACAAGCTTAA
- a CDS encoding winged helix-turn-helix transcriptional regulator, protein MKKRNKIYNCQDGCPVESTLQIISGKWKSVILYHLFKEEVCRFGRLSNLMQDCSKRMLSLQLKELEEDGIIIKKIYPVIPPKTEYRLTDFGQTLYSVINAMEQWGNYFNHHQQEKKIIYDKDI, encoded by the coding sequence ATGAAAAAAAGAAATAAGATTTATAATTGTCAAGATGGGTGTCCCGTAGAAAGTACTCTACAGATTATTTCGGGAAAATGGAAAAGTGTTATTTTATATCATCTATTTAAAGAAGAAGTTTGTAGATTTGGTAGATTATCCAATTTAATGCAGGATTGTTCTAAAAGAATGCTATCTTTACAATTAAAAGAATTGGAAGAAGATGGAATAATAATTAAAAAAATTTATCCTGTTATTCCCCCTAAAACAGAATATAGACTCACTGATTTTGGTCAAACATTGTATTCAGTAATTAATGCTATGGAACAATGGGGAAACTATTTTAATCATCACCAACAAGAAAAGAAGATAATATATGATAAAGATATTTAG
- a CDS encoding zinc-binding alcohol dehydrogenase family protein, with amino-acid sequence MKAIGINQSSSIDSLESIQEFELSKPEPRRHDLLVKVIGVSVNPVDVGVRKSVRTSLKAPKIIGWDAVGVVQNIGDKVTLFKPGDKVFYAGSFKRPGCNSEFHLVDERIVGHAPKNITDAEIAAMPLTSLTAWESLFEKLPININNTKENSEKVILIINGSGGVGSIATQLAKIAGLNVISTASKPETIKWTKAHGADMVVNHHKNLIDEVHLLGYQYVDYILELNNIDQHWNEMSQLIKPDGNIVSITENKKPINLKTLTRKRVNFAWEWMFSKSYYSIDNSISQKEILDKVAEYLDSGKIKSTVTKELSPINAENIRKAHQAVESGHMMGKVVITNNE; translated from the coding sequence ATGAAAGCTATTGGTATTAATCAATCTTCTTCTATTGATAGTCTAGAAAGTATACAAGAATTTGAATTATCAAAACCTGAGCCAAGGCGACATGATTTATTAGTCAAAGTAATAGGTGTCTCCGTAAATCCAGTTGATGTGGGAGTAAGAAAGTCTGTACGTACTAGTTTAAAGGCTCCAAAAATTATTGGATGGGATGCAGTTGGCGTAGTTCAAAATATTGGTGATAAAGTTACATTGTTTAAACCTGGAGATAAAGTTTTTTATGCAGGTTCATTTAAAAGACCTGGATGTAATAGTGAATTTCATTTAGTAGATGAAAGAATTGTCGGACATGCACCTAAAAATATTACAGATGCAGAAATTGCTGCTATGCCATTAACTTCATTAACAGCTTGGGAAAGTTTATTTGAAAAATTACCTATTAATATTAATAATACTAAAGAAAATTCAGAAAAAGTAATATTAATAATTAATGGCTCTGGTGGAGTAGGTTCCATTGCAACACAATTAGCAAAAATAGCTGGTTTAAATGTTATTTCGACAGCTTCTAAACCAGAAACAATAAAATGGACTAAAGCGCATGGTGCAGATATGGTAGTCAATCACCATAAGAATTTAATAGATGAAGTACATTTGTTGGGATATCAATATGTTGATTATATTTTAGAATTAAATAATATTGATCAGCATTGGAATGAGATGTCACAGCTTATTAAACCAGATGGTAATATTGTCTCCATTACTGAAAACAAAAAACCAATTAATTTAAAAACATTAACTAGAAAACGTGTAAATTTTGCATGGGAATGGATGTTCTCCAAATCATATTATTCTATTGATAATTCTATATCTCAAAAAGAGATTTTAGATAAGGTTGCTGAATATCTTGACAGTGGAAAAATTAAAAGTACAGTAACAAAAGAATTATCACCTATTAATGCTGAAAATATAAGAAAAGCCCACCAGGCAGTAGAAAGTGGCCATATGATGGGAAAAGTTGTTATTACTAATAATGAGTAG
- a CDS encoding site-specific integrase: MRQIVLPIKDSNVLKEVQDTLLNNFRAGRRNYTIFQIGKATLLRVSDVMHLKMTDTYNEDGTVKSHAFIHDKKTGKPNTLYLKPVVNDLITYKIWLDKNLIKSTWLFPSLKNPTRHISEKQFYKIMAKVGDLLGINYLGTHTMRKTGAYRVYVQSNYNIGLVMKLLNHSSEAMTLEYLGLDRVSTERALDTIDFG, encoded by the coding sequence ATGCGTCAAATTGTATTACCAATAAAAGATTCAAATGTTCTAAAAGAAGTTCAGGATACATTATTAAATAATTTTCGTGCAGGAAGAAGAAACTATACAATTTTTCAAATTGGAAAAGCCACTCTATTACGGGTTAGTGATGTTATGCATTTAAAAATGACGGACACTTATAATGAAGATGGAACAGTAAAAAGCCATGCTTTTATCCATGATAAAAAGACAGGTAAACCTAATACACTTTATTTGAAACCTGTAGTAAATGATTTGATTACTTATAAAATCTGGTTAGACAAAAATCTTATTAAATCAACTTGGTTGTTTCCATCTTTGAAGAATCCTACACGACATATTAGTGAGAAACAATTTTATAAAATTATGGCCAAAGTAGGTGATTTATTAGGAATTAACTATCTAGGTACCCACACTATGCGCAAAACAGGCGCCTATCGCGTTTATGTACAATCAAATTATAATATTGGTTTAGTAATGAAATTATTAAATCATTCCAGTGAAGCAATGACACTAGAATATTTAGGGCTAGATAGAGTAAGTACAGAACGAGCATTGGATACAATAGATTTTGGCTAA
- a CDS encoding peptide ABC transporter substrate-binding protein, which yields MRKIPMLFLIVLSSISLIGCNKSNNSANNKEISIASSAELSTADVSLAMDNKSAEVAEQVNEGLYNFNNKGQLEPALAKGMPKVSNNGTMYTIDLKTNGKWSNGKPVTAEDFVYGWQRTVNPKTKSQQAYYLDGVENYKDISEGKLSPKTLGIKSLGKYKIQINLDHPIPYFPSILAMSASFPLYKPYVESQGKKYGTDSKHTLYNGPFVLQGWDGTNDTWSYVKNKNYRDSKSVYLNKINVSVVKSQDTGVYQFQSKELSLVPISGPEVKNQKNSKDLYVRKVPGTSYLQYNTRKKLFSNENIRQSLSLSINFEQLTNKVLQDKSIPATGFVPTGFKNSQNQDDFAKQAGNLNKYNPKKAKELWNKGLNELGIKTAQFTILSSNDDRSKKVDEYLQSQLESNLPNLKVSIKSVPFNNRLTSAKSGNFDAVLSGWTPTYSDPTDFLNLLNSNNSNNDGKWNDSQYDQLLNAANIENANNPEKRWEYLQAANKYVSQKAPITPLYYLSEVYLINPHLKGVVMGPMGFPYYKNAYWK from the coding sequence ATGAGAAAAATACCGATGCTATTTTTAATAGTATTAAGCAGCATTAGCTTGATAGGTTGTAATAAAAGCAATAATTCAGCTAACAATAAAGAAATATCTATAGCTTCATCAGCAGAACTAAGTACCGCTGACGTTTCATTGGCAATGGATAATAAATCGGCTGAAGTGGCAGAACAAGTAAATGAAGGATTATATAATTTTAATAATAAAGGACAATTAGAACCTGCATTAGCAAAAGGTATGCCTAAAGTCTCTAATAATGGAACAATGTATACAATTGATTTAAAAACCAATGGTAAATGGAGCAATGGCAAACCTGTAACGGCAGAGGATTTCGTTTATGGATGGCAAAGAACAGTTAATCCCAAAACAAAGTCTCAACAGGCATATTATTTAGATGGAGTTGAAAATTATAAGGATATCAGTGAAGGAAAATTATCTCCAAAAACATTGGGTATAAAGTCTCTTGGAAAATATAAGATTCAAATTAATTTAGACCATCCTATTCCTTATTTTCCTTCAATTTTGGCAATGAGTGCTTCATTTCCATTATATAAGCCTTACGTAGAAAGCCAGGGCAAAAAATATGGAACAGATTCCAAACATACTTTGTACAACGGTCCTTTTGTACTTCAAGGTTGGGATGGAACTAATGATACATGGTCCTATGTAAAAAATAAAAATTATCGTGATTCAAAAAGTGTTTATTTAAATAAAATTAATGTTTCCGTGGTAAAAAGCCAAGATACCGGTGTTTATCAGTTTCAATCAAAAGAATTATCATTAGTACCTATTTCTGGACCAGAAGTTAAAAATCAAAAGAATAGCAAAGATTTATATGTAAGAAAAGTGCCAGGTACTTCATATTTGCAATATAATACTCGCAAAAAACTTTTTAGTAATGAAAATATTAGACAATCTTTATCTTTATCTATAAATTTTGAACAATTAACAAACAAAGTTCTTCAAGATAAATCTATACCGGCAACAGGATTTGTTCCTACAGGATTTAAAAATTCTCAAAACCAAGATGATTTTGCCAAACAAGCTGGTAATCTAAACAAATATAATCCAAAAAAGGCTAAAGAACTCTGGAATAAAGGCTTAAATGAATTAGGCATAAAAACCGCGCAATTTACAATATTATCAAGTAATGATGATAGAAGTAAAAAAGTCGATGAATATCTGCAATCTCAACTTGAATCAAATCTTCCGAATTTAAAGGTTTCAATAAAATCAGTACCCTTCAACAACCGGCTAACATCAGCAAAATCAGGAAATTTTGACGCAGTTCTAAGCGGATGGACACCCACATATTCTGATCCAACAGACTTTCTAAATTTGTTAAATTCCAATAATAGTAATAATGATGGAAAATGGAATGATAGTCAATATGATCAATTGTTAAACGCAGCCAACATAGAAAACGCTAATAATCCTGAAAAACGTTGGGAGTATCTTCAAGCTGCAAATAAGTATGTTTCTCAAAAAGCTCCAATTACACCACTATACTATTTATCTGAAGTTTATCTTATAAATCCTCATCTTAAAGGAGTAGTTATGGGACCAATGGGTTTCCCATATTATAAAAATGCATATTGGAAATAA
- a CDS encoding pectate lyase-like adhesive domain-containing protein → MKIFSRNELFGFKQIVITLIMLASGGIGCLTTSFSNVDAAAYGNIPKLDETEDSQEAQMLNDLGTSGLATSDSQVNDINSPSIMHMLQLQLQQKDDLKRIEAYHAKQRSERHLSRRAVGDADVSSWNEFVSAVSDPNIDTINLKTDLQASSNATISSDKIINFNGFKISLNTSTNVTINIAGGNVTLVSPTIENNGSSAAAPPTFTYQSGSLKVTGNAQISGVFFNSTGTPGDLTFQDATVSFYYDQHGWNNLGNSRYAIIAMTGSAAGSIKVLNSTIDDNSYGFIFFDGAPHKSFLIDDNSKIISTQPDVNQTGELFYFIATPRNQNVADAGIELTIKGHSSVTASKIATYDICGTIKIYGQGTKVSLSEGSILDVYNPRGAAFVESGSGSSFVLDGEGTELKLTRGEIGSDPPNNSPIRFAYTGNMSFDVTDKAKVEVYQNNPRTNTYGIRMFGDQNSINVSGGAEFNVYNNSDPNEASTSVAVTATRAQGILYAGGGGSGPNISTFNLTGKDSQVLIDSNNGAAILSRTTSLSIDAGNGTSFVARGRLPNSSIFYSAADLRFHMDVPRYFDFMNYADGPRDTGNLFYGNPTSEFTHGPIPLSIWDRSAKVLESPTKSWKYVGAAYSGRGPFSVATPSTTGPSTDDFANYMSLNAGLTTARRMTANTSPAKVTSPDLPPTNADKYIWIKALIPAENNVTREAYDGEVFADVKLTMPDGTTKTFNGTSIQHAGYYEYADKTIMNGAIKITGNDGDFIPTGTKIEVTRLWRSDPDPNDQGAIISDPQDILYPVTTVIDKTPPAPAKLVNDGDDLPPSTKSVSGYDGEPGATVSWQLIHNNQVTNGPTTTTVKPDGTWKLDGISGLDVGDQLRFIMTDAAGNSNPSTETVYHDATFAPATTLNIEGHLRMRVPLSIDFGNKVNVDRNNIPMQKYTGDLSVTDTRHDLAWQITLSAQGGDLGTSDLPLYYGDDQGQSIPISNQPALIYTKAQPQVDENPFVISQDWTTSTRSTTDVPKGPYLKNDRDYRLGHHQGTLEWTLTNSLP, encoded by the coding sequence GTGAAGATATTTTCAAGAAATGAACTATTTGGTTTCAAACAAATTGTTATAACACTGATAATGCTTGCAAGTGGGGGAATAGGTTGCTTGACCACTTCTTTTTCTAATGTCGATGCTGCAGCATATGGAAATATTCCAAAATTGGATGAAACAGAAGATTCTCAAGAAGCGCAGATGCTTAATGATTTGGGTACAAGTGGACTTGCAACTAGTGATTCTCAAGTAAATGATATTAATAGCCCAAGTATAATGCATATGTTACAACTACAATTACAGCAAAAAGATGATTTGAAAAGAATCGAGGCCTATCATGCTAAGCAACGCTCAGAACGACACTTAAGTCGTCGAGCAGTAGGCGATGCAGATGTTTCTTCATGGAATGAATTTGTCAGTGCTGTTAGCGATCCTAATATTGATACAATTAATTTAAAGACTGATCTCCAGGCTTCCAGTAACGCAACCATTAGCTCTGATAAAATTATAAACTTTAATGGCTTTAAAATAAGTCTTAATACATCAACAAATGTAACTATTAATATTGCAGGTGGTAATGTTACATTAGTTTCTCCTACAATTGAAAATAATGGTTCATCAGCAGCTGCACCACCAACATTTACTTATCAAAGTGGTAGCTTAAAAGTTACTGGTAATGCTCAAATATCAGGTGTTTTTTTTAATTCTACTGGTACTCCAGGTGATTTGACTTTTCAAGATGCTACTGTGTCATTTTATTATGATCAGCATGGTTGGAATAATTTAGGAAACTCAAGGTATGCAATAATTGCTATGACAGGAAGTGCTGCAGGTTCAATAAAAGTCTTAAACAGCACGATTGATGATAACTCATATGGATTCATTTTCTTTGATGGAGCACCTCATAAATCTTTTTTAATTGATGATAATTCTAAGATTATCTCCACTCAGCCAGATGTTAATCAGACAGGTGAGCTTTTTTATTTTATTGCTACACCTCGAAATCAAAATGTTGCCGATGCAGGAATAGAACTAACGATTAAAGGTCATTCTTCTGTCACTGCCAGTAAGATAGCAACTTATGATATTTGTGGTACGATTAAAATATACGGTCAAGGCACAAAGGTTTCTTTAAGTGAGGGTTCTATACTAGATGTTTATAATCCTCGTGGAGCAGCATTCGTTGAATCTGGTTCGGGAAGCTCTTTTGTTTTAGATGGTGAAGGGACAGAACTAAAATTGACCCGAGGAGAGATTGGTTCTGATCCACCTAATAATTCTCCAATCAGATTTGCTTATACTGGTAACATGTCATTTGATGTTACTGACAAAGCCAAGGTTGAAGTTTATCAAAATAATCCGCGCACTAATACGTATGGTATCCGAATGTTTGGTGATCAAAATTCAATTAATGTTAGCGGTGGTGCAGAATTTAATGTTTATAACAATTCTGATCCCAACGAAGCTTCAACATCTGTTGCTGTAACTGCAACTAGGGCACAAGGTATTCTCTATGCTGGTGGTGGTGGTAGTGGACCCAATATTAGTACTTTTAATTTAACAGGTAAAGATTCACAAGTACTGATTGATTCTAATAATGGAGCAGCCATTTTGTCACGTACTACTAGCTTAAGTATTGACGCTGGGAATGGAACCTCTTTTGTTGCTCGTGGACGATTACCGAACAGTTCTATTTTTTACTCTGCTGCCGATTTACGATTTCATATGGATGTACCTCGATATTTTGACTTTATGAACTATGCTGATGGTCCCAGAGATACTGGTAATTTATTTTATGGAAATCCTACAAGTGAATTCACTCATGGACCGATTCCCTTATCAATTTGGGATCGTAGTGCTAAAGTCTTAGAGTCACCAACTAAGTCTTGGAAATATGTCGGGGCTGCCTATAGTGGCAGAGGACCATTTAGTGTAGCTACTCCTAGTACTACTGGACCTAGTACAGATGATTTTGCTAATTATATGAGCTTGAACGCAGGTTTAACTACAGCTCGTAGAATGACAGCTAATACTTCACCAGCGAAGGTTACTAGTCCAGATTTGCCACCGACTAATGCTGATAAATATATCTGGATAAAAGCTTTAATACCAGCTGAAAATAATGTTACTCGAGAAGCTTATGACGGTGAAGTCTTTGCTGATGTCAAGTTGACTATGCCAGATGGAACTACAAAAACATTTAACGGCACATCAATTCAGCACGCGGGTTACTATGAGTATGCTGATAAAACAATTATGAACGGTGCTATCAAGATAACTGGTAATGATGGTGATTTTATTCCCACCGGAACAAAAATTGAAGTCACCAGACTATGGCGTAGTGATCCCGATCCTAATGATCAAGGAGCAATTATCTCAGATCCACAAGATATTTTATATCCAGTTACAACAGTTATCGATAAAACCCCACCAGCACCAGCCAAGTTAGTAAATGATGGTGATGATCTACCACCTTCTACTAAGTCAGTGAGTGGCTATGATGGTGAACCGGGAGCTACAGTTTCTTGGCAATTAATTCATAATAATCAAGTAACTAATGGACCAACAACGACAACAGTCAAACCAGACGGCACCTGGAAGTTAGACGGGATTTCAGGATTAGATGTAGGTGATCAATTACGTTTTATTATGACGGATGCAGCTGGCAATTCTAATCCTAGTACTGAGACTGTCTATCATGATGCTACTTTTGCGCCTGCAACGACATTGAATATTGAAGGGCACCTAAGGATGCGCGTGCCCTTAAGCATTGATTTTGGAAATAAAGTTAATGTTGATAGGAATAATATTCCTATGCAGAAGTATACGGGAGATTTGAGCGTTACTGATACTCGACATGATTTAGCTTGGCAAATCACATTAAGTGCCCAAGGGGGAGATTTAGGAACGAGTGATTTACCATTATACTATGGTGATGATCAGGGACAATCAATTCCAATTAGTAATCAGCCAGCGCTTATCTATACAAAAGCTCAACCGCAAGTAGATGAGAATCCGTTTGTTATTTCCCAAGATTGGACGACTTCCACACGATCCACAACAGACGTTCCGAAAGGACCTTATTTAAAAAATGATCGTGATTATAGGCTGGGGCATCATCAAGGCACCTTAGAGTGGACGTTAACTAATAGCCTGCCGTAG
- a CDS encoding heavy metal translocating P-type ATPase: MKISRAILLFFIGIMIFFVGLILPGQFVIFKNLLFVITDFVAGYHVIGEGFGDTIKMSQSQHKFVPNIHILMCLAAVGAIIIGSFEEAALLILIFAGAHFLEEYAENKSRQEITSLLKMAPAEAHQLQEDGSWKIVAVTQLKVGDTLKVLNGSQVPTDGTITKCSASINEAAINGESIPREKQVGDEVFGGTINGNSTFEMVVTKDSQETVFAQIIEMVQTAQDSPGRTATTIQKLEPLYVKTILFLLPLVLLAGPFLLNWSWSESFYRMIGFLVAASPCALAASAVPATLSGISNLAHNGVLFKGGSYLANLSQLRTIAFDKTGTLTQGVPIVTDQYFNPQIAKDELLDIIVTMEKQSNHPLASAIVHQFPQAKELSDLSCQNKIGSGLEADYRGHHYVIGKLAPSISITPEDQQRQQKWSNAGKTVVYIVKDQQVVGLLALMDLPKTSAQKAIKFFNRHHIKTVMLTGDSTATGEAVAEQLQVQQTVANILPEKKVEIIKSLQQKTPTVAMVGDGVNDAPALANANIGIAMGSGTDVAIDVADVVLVKNDLSRLTFAYSLSGKMNKIILENIIFSLAVVVLLTILNLLQMTNIAWGVFLHEGSTLLVIVNGLRLLLFRK; encoded by the coding sequence ATGAAAATTTCCCGAGCGATCTTACTATTTTTTATAGGTATTATGATATTTTTCGTTGGATTAATTTTACCAGGGCAATTTGTAATATTTAAAAATTTGCTCTTTGTCATAACAGATTTCGTTGCGGGATATCATGTGATTGGTGAAGGCTTTGGTGACACAATAAAAATGTCTCAAAGTCAGCACAAGTTTGTCCCTAATATTCATATTTTAATGTGTTTAGCGGCTGTGGGTGCGATTATTATTGGCAGCTTTGAAGAAGCAGCTTTATTGATTTTGATTTTTGCTGGGGCTCATTTTCTTGAAGAATACGCTGAAAATAAAAGCCGTCAAGAAATCACATCGTTATTAAAAATGGCTCCTGCTGAAGCTCACCAGCTACAAGAAGATGGCAGTTGGAAAATTGTGGCAGTAACACAATTAAAAGTGGGTGACACTTTAAAAGTTTTAAACGGATCACAAGTTCCAACTGATGGAACTATTACAAAATGCAGTGCAAGTATTAATGAAGCAGCCATCAATGGTGAAAGTATTCCACGAGAAAAACAGGTCGGGGATGAAGTATTTGGTGGAACTATTAATGGCAATTCAACTTTTGAAATGGTTGTGACTAAGGATAGTCAAGAAACTGTCTTTGCTCAAATTATTGAGATGGTACAAACGGCTCAAGATTCTCCAGGACGTACCGCAACAACTATTCAAAAATTAGAACCGCTTTATGTCAAAACAATTTTGTTTTTATTGCCATTAGTTTTATTAGCTGGACCATTTTTACTAAATTGGAGTTGGTCAGAAAGTTTTTATCGAATGATTGGCTTTTTAGTTGCAGCTTCACCATGTGCTTTGGCCGCCAGTGCGGTTCCGGCTACTTTATCAGGGATTTCTAATTTGGCTCATAATGGAGTGCTCTTTAAAGGTGGATCTTATCTAGCTAATTTATCCCAGTTACGAACGATTGCTTTTGATAAAACTGGAACTTTGACTCAAGGAGTTCCGATTGTCACAGATCAATATTTTAATCCACAAATTGCCAAGGATGAATTACTTGATATTATAGTCACCATGGAAAAACAGAGCAATCATCCACTCGCAAGTGCGATTGTACATCAGTTTCCACAAGCAAAAGAATTATCAGATTTAAGTTGTCAAAATAAAATTGGCAGTGGCCTAGAAGCTGACTATCGTGGTCATCATTATGTAATTGGAAAATTGGCACCCTCAATATCAATAACTCCTGAAGATCAACAACGGCAACAAAAATGGAGTAACGCTGGAAAAACTGTTGTATATATCGTTAAAGATCAACAAGTGGTCGGTTTATTAGCGCTGATGGACTTACCCAAGACATCCGCTCAAAAAGCTATTAAGTTTTTTAATCGTCATCATATAAAAACGGTAATGCTCACAGGCGATTCAACTGCAACAGGAGAGGCAGTCGCCGAACAACTACAAGTACAACAAACAGTGGCAAATATTTTACCTGAGAAAAAAGTAGAAATTATCAAATCTTTGCAGCAAAAGACACCAACGGTAGCAATGGTGGGAGATGGAGTTAACGACGCGCCAGCTTTGGCTAATGCAAATATTGGTATTGCGATGGGCTCAGGGACTGATGTAGCCATTGATGTTGCAGATGTCGTTTTGGTAAAAAATGATTTATCTCGCTTAACATTTGCTTATTCTTTATCTGGTAAAATGAACAAAATAATTTTAGAAAATATTATTTTTTCTTTGGCAGTTGTGGTCTTATTGACGATTTTAAATCTTTTACAAATGACTAATATTGCTTGGGGAGTATTCTTGCATGAAGGTAGTACATTACTAGTCATTGTCAACGGTTTGAGGTTATTATTATTCCGTAAATAA
- a CDS encoding TetR/AcrR family transcriptional regulator: MGRKISYNRQQVLSAMAQIFVKLGYEGTSLDDLVKASGLLRGSLYSAFGSKRGMFIEALKDCLVQKTNSTLKLDLILVGLLELAPKDVTVRNLIAGWCQNLPQSEVTNLLGQRLLHRAGIKL; this comes from the coding sequence ATGGGAAGAAAAATTTCATATAATCGTCAACAAGTACTTAGTGCAATGGCACAAATTTTTGTCAAATTGGGTTACGAAGGTACGTCGCTGGATGATTTAGTTAAAGCTAGTGGATTATTGCGTGGTAGTTTGTATTCAGCCTTTGGCAGTAAACGAGGGATGTTTATTGAAGCATTAAAAGATTGTCTGGTGCAAAAGACCAATTCTACTTTGAAACTTGATTTAATCTTAGTGGGACTATTAGAACTAGCGCCAAAAGATGTTACTGTGCGGAACTTAATTGCAGGTTGGTGTCAAAATCTGCCTCAGTCAGAAGTAACTAATTTGTTAGGTCAAAGGTTGTTACATCGAGCAGGCATTAAATTGTAA